The Dehalococcoidia bacterium nucleotide sequence ACCTTGGCCGTGAGCAGCGCGGTGGTGTAGGCCCCCACCCCGTAGAAGGCCGCGTGCCCCAGCGAGACCTGGCCGGCAAAGCCCATCACCAGCGTCAACCCCATGGCAGCGATGCCGTGCAGGGCGAATACTACAAGGTTGGCCCGGGTCAGAAAGGGCAAGGCATCGGCGATGGGCATCAACAGCACGCCGACACCGAAAGCGCCGGCCCAAACGGCCAGAGGGCCCCACCTTCTCAGGCCCATCGCACCCTTACCTGCGCCAGCAGCCCCTCCGGTCTCAAGACCAGTATCAGCGCCAGCACAGCAAAGGCGACTCCCTCGGCCATAGCTGAGGACACATATCCCACTGCCACAGCCTCGGCCACGCCCAACAGCAGGCCACCAGCCAGGGCGCCGAAAGGCGACACCAAGCCACCGATGACTGCCGCCGTGAAGCCCTTCAACCCGAAGGGGACACCCATGTCATAGTAGGCCGAGGTGATGGGCACCAGCACCACCCCGGCCACGCCGGCCACCGCTGCCGCCATGGTGAAGGCGTAGAGCGACATCTGGGCCGGGTTGATGGCCTGCAGCCGTGCCGCGTCCCGGTTCATGGCGCAGGCCTGCATCGCCTTGCCCACCACCGTGCGCTGGAAAAACCACCACAGGGCCAGCGCCATGGCCACGGTCACTGCCAGCACCCACAGCGTCTGCCGACTGAGGGCAGCCCCGCCCACCTCCAGCGGCGGCCCGGCTGTGAAAGGAGCGTAGCGGCGAGGGTTGACCCCCCAGATGAGCAACGCCAGCCCCTCCACCGCTATGGCCACGCCTACGGTCAGGATGATCAGGGTCAGGGTCGAATGGCGACGCGCCGGGTTGATGACCAGCCGATCCGTAGCCACCCCCGCCAGCGCCCCTGCCACGATGGCCAGCAGCAGCGCCGGCACTGCCGGCAGGCCCGCCTCTCTCAGGCTCACGGCTGCCAGGG carries:
- a CDS encoding branched-chain amino acid ABC transporter permease, whose protein sequence is MSEFLQFVASGVGQGAIYGLVGVGFVIIYNVTGIINFAQGHYLMLSALAAVSLREAGLPAVPALLLAIVAGALAGVATDRLVINPARRHSTLTLIILTVGVAIAVEGLALLIWGVNPRRYAPFTAGPPLEVGGAALSRQTLWVLAVTVAMALALWWFFQRTVVGKAMQACAMNRDAARLQAINPAQMSLYAFTMAAAVAGVAGVVLVPITSAYYDMGVPFGLKGFTAAVIGGLVSPFGALAGGLLLGVAEAVAVGYVSSAMAEGVAFAVLALILVLRPEGLLAQVRVRWA